ATATAGTTTGCCCGCCTACTTTTGCTTTTTGGGTAAATCCGTTACGTTTATTGGGTAGGGATTTTCTCTCTACAACGCGGCTTAACTCGCGTTTAAACTGGGTGTCTGGCGAGGCTGCGATAATCCTTTTGGCGGCTTCTAAAACCTCTTCGGCGGTTAGATTTTCTAAGGTGAGTTCTCCTTTATTGCCAACAATTTTTTCTACAACATTGATTGTATCTGATTCTGATTTTTTGTCAGATTTATTAGAAAGTGGTTGGGAGAGTTTAGAGCCATCTCTGTAAATAGCAACTGCTTTTAGGGCAAGTTTCCAGCTTAATTCGTAGCAATCTTGAATATCTTTACTGGTGGCTTCATGGGGTAGGTTAATAGTTTTAGATATTGCTCCGGAGATGAAAGGCTGTACAGATGCCATCATTCGGATATGGCCATGTGGGTGGATAAATCGAGTTCCCTTAGAGCCGCAACGGTTTGCGCAGTCAAATATAGGATAATGTTCAAGCTTTAAAAATGGTGCTCCCTCAATAGTCATTGTTCCGCAGATATATTCATTGGCTGCGTCAATTTGAGATTTAGAAAACCCTAGTTCTTTAAGTAGTTCAAAATCAGCTTTGTTATAACGTTCTGAGGGGATGCCTAATCGCTTGTAAATATCTTCTCCCAAAACCCAGACGTTGAAAGCAAAGCTAATATCAAAGGCAGCCAGCAAATTGCTTTCTATTTTTTGGATGTCGGCATCACTGAATCCCTTGTTTCTCAATGTTCCGGGGTTTATGTAAGGAGCATTTTTTAGTGTAGCATAGCCTTTTGCGTAGTTGATGATAGCTTCTATTTCGGTTTCCGGGTAGCCTAAGTTTTTTAGGGCTACGGGAATAGCTTGGTTAATTATTTTGAAATATCCTCCGCCGGATAGTTTTTTGAATTTTACGAGGGCGAAATCCGGCTCTACTCCGGTAGTATCGCAGTCCATTACCAAGCCGATAGTTCCTGTTGGAGCTATGACGGTAGTTTGGGCGTTTCGGTATCCATGCATAGAGCCGAGCTGTAATGCTTTATCCCAAGCGTTGCAAGCGGCAGTGAGTAAATATTTGGGGCACTCTGTTTGGTCTATACCATTTGGTTTGATAGATAGTCCTTCATAAGCGTCAGAGGCATTGTAGGCTGCATATCGGTGGTTATTCAGCACCCGCAGCATTTGGTTTCTGTTGGGCTCGAACCCTTTGAATGTTCCCAAGCAAGCGGCTAATTCTGCTGAAGTTGCGTATGCAGTGCCGGTCATTATGGCAGAAATTGAGGCAGCGATGGAACGTCCTTTTGAACTATCGTAAGGAATGCCGGAAATCATCAACATAGTACCTAAATTTGCAAAACCTAACCCCAGTGTTCGGTATTCATAGGACAGTTGGGCTATTTCTTGGGAAGGAAATTGAGCCATTGTTACCGAAATTTCCAGTACGATAGTCCAGAGGCGGGCTGCGTGTTCAAATCCCTTTACATCGAAAGTGAGGGTTTCTTCATCAAAGAACTTTCGTAGGTTTATGGAGGCTAAATTGCAGGCGGTATTATCTAAAAACATATACTCGCTGCATGGATTTGATGCTCGGATTCTGCCGGATTGGGGGCAGGTGTGCCATTCATTGATGGTTGTGTCATATTGGACGCCGGGGTCGGCGCAAGCCCATGCCGAGTCGGCAATTTTATCCCAAATTTCAGTTGATTTGTAGCGTTTTATTACTCTTTGGTTGGTTCTGGCGATACATTCCCAATCTCCACCTTTTTGGAGGATTTCAAAAAAGCGGTTTGGGATTCTGACAGAGTTATTGGAGTTTTGGCCGGAAACGGTTTTGTAGGCTTCTCCTTCGTAGTCTGAGGAGTATCCGGCGGCGATGAGGGCGGCTACTTTTTTTTCTTCTTCGGACTTCCACGTGATGAAGTCCATGATTTCGGGGTGGTCTAAGTCAAGGCAAACCATTTTGGCAGCTCTACGGGTAGTGCCGCCGGATTTTATTGCGCCGGCTGCGCGGTCGCCTATTTTCAGGAAACTCATCAGGCCGGAAGAATGCCCGCCTCCACTTAGCCCTTCGTTTTCGCCGCGTATGGTAGAAAAATTGGTACCAACACCAGACCCATATTTAAAAATTCTGGCTTCACGAACCCATAAATCCATGATTCCGCCTTCGTTCACTAAGTCGTCTTCTACAGATAAAATAAAGCAAGCATGAGGCTGCGGATGTTCATAGGCATTAGCAGATTTTGTAACTTTCTCTGTGTTGGGATCTACGTAGTAGTGCCCTTGTGAAGGGCCGGTTATACCATAAACTTCATGTAGTCCGGTATTAAACCATTGTGGGGAATTAGGAGCTGCCATTTGGGTCAGCAGCATATACACAATCTCATCGTAGAAAGTAGTGGCATCTTCGGGAGAGGCAAAGTAATTATAGCGAACTCCCCAATTTTTCCAGCATACTGCGATACGATGAACTACTTGTTTAATGGAATTTTCACCGCCGGTTGATCCGTCCGGCAGGGGCACTCCCGCTTTCCGAAAATATTTTTGGGCTAATATATCGGTTGCTACTTGGCTCCATGATTTTGGGACTTCTACGTTTTTCATTTCAAATACCGCATCACCCGCCGGATTTCTGATAATGGAAGTCCTTAATTCATACTGAAACATCTCAAAGGGGTTTTTTCCTGATTCAGTAAAATGGCGCTGTATTTTAAGCCCAGATGATTTCGTTTTTTTAGAAGCTTTCATTGGTAATACGGGTTACTATCCTGTGTTGTACGTTTTTTTAACGGGTTAGGTTCATGATATAATTTCTATATCAGGAAAGCAAAGATAGTACGTTGTTTTTGGACGATTTCCACAATTCATAAACAAGTTATACCAACGTGGGCATCCAGATTCAGGGGGCTAACCCTATTCGTAGCGAATGGGTTTTCCGTTAGTTTCGTGTAATTTATTTTGGGCGTAAGCTAATTTTCCTTGCACAAATACGTATTCTATACCGAAGGAATATTGATTTGGATTGGAGACGGTAGCTTTTCCGTTAATTTTTTTGGGGTTAAAGAGGGTAAGGTCTGCGTAATTTCCATGAGCGAGTATAGCGCGTTGTTGGTGGTTAGTAGGCAATAATTTGGCTGGCATTTGGGTAACTTTTGCGAGAATATCTTCAAGAGGCAAGCCGATTTTAAGGCCGTGGGCAATAGCGGTGGAAAAGCATCCGGCTCCTCGCGGGTGTGAATTGGCTAACACACTTTTTTCTATTCCGCCGTCAGAGGCAATCATCGAAAAAGGCTCTCGTAAAGCTAAATCTATGGTTTTTTCTAAGGGCATTGTTCCTTCTGGAACAGCAACTAAAATTCCTGCTTGCTTACGATATTTAGCAAAACTGGCTTCATTTAAACGCTCTCCCGTACCCACAATTGTTAAATCTTGATATGTAAGCCCAAAGCGCTGTTGCCATCCGGGGTCAAAACGCTTACTATGTAGGTATGTTGCCCAAAATGAATATGGATATACGCAGGTGGTGATATTTGCCCCCTTAGAAATAGCTTCTTTGATTTTTGTCAAAGCTTTTTCCATCTGGAAGGTGCCACCGGTAGAGTGTAGGTGGTCAATATGTAGATGACAGCACGTTGTTAAGGCGATTTTTAGGGCTTCATCAACGCCCAGTAGTTCTTGTTCAGCCGAAGAATAACGCAGATGTAAACAAAACGGACGTTTGTATTTAGCTGCTATCTTCCCGTATTGGATTAACTCGTCGTAGGGAGTTGGCTGGTATTCAATGCTATGGGATACGCCTAAGGATTTTCCTTTTTCTAATGCAGTTTCTACGGCGTATAATCTTTGTGGCAAAGTGGGGTATCGGTTACGAATGTTCATAACCTTTGTAGATACTCCAAAATGGGTATAATGAGGTAAAACAGAAAATTCTTGATAATAATTTTGTGGATTTTCTGCTCCTCCGTGCATCTGTAAGGCTGCCGTTACACCGTCAGAGATTTTATATTCTTCTACAATTTTATAGGTTTGTCTGGGTGAAGCTGAGTTATCTGTTAAAATATCAATAAAGCCCGAACTCAATACTAAACCTTCTCCCGAAATGGTTTTTTCTGCCGTAATTGGTTGTTCAGAAATATGATACGTTCCATCTGCCAAGATTCCGATAGTTCTTTTTTGCCAAGAATTATGGATAAACAGTTGGCAATTTTCTATTGCGTATGTGTAGTTAGGGAGCCGCTGGCTAAGTACACGAGGGGCTAAGAAGCTAACTCCCAAAGTAGCTAAAAAATCACGGCGTGTCATTCTGTTGGCATTTTGTCAGTACTTTGGGCTAACTTAAAATAAAATACCGATAGAAAAACCGGGTTGAAGCATTATTCCGATGCGGTAAGAATTTATCGGGATTGGCGGGTGAGATAGATATTTTTTCCCGTTAGCATTGGAGGTCAGAACCCCTCCGCCTAAGTATAAATCTATACTAAATCGTTTTTCGATAATAGCATTGTAGCCAAATATAACGCCTGCTGCTACTGCTGCTGCTTGATAGTTATCCTCCTTCGTGAACGGAATGCCCGTAACGACATCTAATTCCTGACTTGCTGCCGTAAAGGTGGCAAACCGACTTGCCAAAAATGGAGAGGCATAAAAAGAACCGGGAATAGCAGTGTTTTCAGACTTAGCTGCCTCCGAAGATACATAAAAACGTGGCTGTATCTCAACATAAAGTTCTCGAAAATTATAAATAGTCGTTTTTAAAGACTGATTTAACCAAAAAGAAGTATTACTATAGTAGTGGGATTCTTCGGTTAGAGAATAACTAACATTAATATTCAAACTTTTATTGGAGCTATAAGCACGCTCATAGCCAAGTTTAAAGCCGCTATAAAAAAAAGCAAATGGATACCATGAAACCCTATTCTTAGAAGTAGGTAGTTCTTTAATACCTCTGGTTCGGTAATATTCATCTAAATATCCGCCGGATTCGCTTTGCCGAGAGTTAGCATTTTTATTTCGTAAGGTATCCGGCTGTTGTGAAAAAACAAAGCAACTAATAGATAGGAGGCAGATAGAAAAAAATGCTTTCATTGAGCAAAAGTATAAAAAAGCATCAATAATGTAGATTGATAGTTGTTGAAAAAGCTGATAATAAACGATAATTAAGCAACAAGCCGCGTTTGTAAAAACGCGGCTTGTTTTTCAGAAGGCTTCTTTGTTTAATCTTCGACCTGAACTCCGGCTTGTTTAAGCCATTCATTTCTGAGTTCAAGGCGGTTTTTGTTAAAGATATGCATTTGGTCTGCTGTAAGTACCGTTCTGAATTCAACGACCAAAGCGGCATTTCTTTTTTTCCGAGCGTCAGATAGCGCGTCTTTATTTCCGCGGCTTGCTTTAAAGTCTGTATCACGCTGCTTTTCGCTGGCCAGCACAATATCCCGAATCTTAGGTTCTTGTGCTTGTGTAAGTGTTAAACGATTCTTCAATACAGAAACAATGAAGTTGGTACGTTCCTCTGCAGATTTGTCTGCAAAACGTACTTTTTTGGCAGGTTGAGCAAATACGGCTACACTCCAGCAAAGGGCGATGGTCAATAAGGACACGCGATTTAAACTAAAAATTAATCCTAACATAAGTAATTGGTTTTAAGTTAGTATCAATATCGCAAAAATCATACCGCATTAAGGTGTAACCTTTAATTTTTTGAGAATATCTTTAGGAACACCATTAATGTTTACCATGAGGCAAGTAGTTTTGTATAGCACAAAGTTTCGAGAGGCATAGAAATAGCCATTTAGATCGTTATCAGCACTTCCCCATGAGTTTTTTACATAGTAATATTTCTGATTATTTTGGTCTTTGGCAAGGCCTACGATGTGCATTCCGTGGTCATCTTGGGTTTGGTAGTTATCAAAAGCGAGTTGGCGTTTTTCTTGGGTAATTTCTTGCTCGGTAGCGGGTTTTTCAAAGGCGGAAGCTCTTTCTGATTTGGATAAATCTTCCCAGCCGGCAGGTGGAACTATCGCAAGCCCGTCAGAAAACGAAAACCCTTTTTCGCTTACATCACTTGCCCAAGCTATAGAATAGTTATTTTTTAAAGAATATTCTAAAATCTGCTCTAAATCTGAAAGCGGAACGTTATATACCTGACCCCACATCCAATTATCGGGAATTTCTATAACGAAACTGCTATAAAACGGGTGGTGGGTGAAAGAAGAAACTTCTATGTAATTTTTAGCTTGAATTCCTAAGTATTCAGCGAAGGATTTAGGCGTATAGGTTTTCCCTTTGTAGGAAAAGTTGGCAGGTACTTTACCCAAATAGATGTCTAAAATGGCATTAAAGCCAATTTTCCAATCCGGGTTAATCGGCCCATTATCATTTTTTATGATCGCATCAAGATAACTTTTAAGTACATTATCCATATCTGCGTGATTATGTTTTTTTTGCCCGTTTACAAGTCCAGTATATTCTTCGTTAGGGACAATTCCAAATTCGTCAATGATTGCTAAAACATCATGAAAAGCTCCGCCGGCAGCAAAGTTGATATGTCCATGCATTCGTACATATTTTTCGGCTTTTTTTAGATAAACGTTCCGTACAATAAACATTTCTGACAAATCAACAGGTTCTTTACCGGAACGGATAATTTCTGACTCAAAGAAAGAAAGTGTAGAAAAACTCCAGCAAGTACCGGTTCTACATTGGTCTTTAACAGAGGTATTACCGACTTCTACTTCGCTGGTAAATGTGTAGCCACCATTTTTCTTGTTTGTTCGCGTAGTTTGGGTAAACCCCTGAACAAATAAACTACTTCCCCCAAGGAGAAGAAGCCCAATCTTGAAAATATTTTTAAACTGTATCATTGGGCAAAATTAACCGAAAAATGAATAAACAGCCGCATATAGTTTTATTTCAATAAGCCATTTCAATTGTGGTTCAGAAAGTATGATGAAGTTTTTGGCAATAAGGACTAACTTTATTGTCTATGCCAGAAGCCAAACTAAGGGTTACTTACCCTCATTGCCAAAGCACAAAAATAGCTAATGTTAGGTTAAATATGTTATGACGCATATATTTCGTATCTTTACAAAAAAANNNNNNNNNNNNNNNNNNNNNNNNNNNNNNNNNNNNNNNNNNNNNNNNNNNNNNNNNNNNNNNNNNNNNNNNNNNNNNNNNNNNNNNNNNNNNNNNNNNNNNNNNNNNNNNNNNNNNNNNNNNNNNNNNNNNNNNNNNNNNNNNNNNNNNNNNNNNNNNNNNNNNNNNNNNNNNNNNNNNNNNNNNNNNNNNNNNNNNNNNNNNNNNNNNNNNNNNNNNNNNNNNNNNNNNNNNNNNNNNNNNNNNNNNNNNNNNNNNNNNNNNNNNNNNNNNNNNNNNNNNNNNNNNNNNNNNNNNNNNNNNNNNNNNNNNNNNNNNNNNNNNNNNNNNNNNNNNNNNNNNNNNNNNNNNNNNNNNNNNNNNNNNNNNNNNNNNNNNNNNNNNNNNNNNNNNNNNNNNNNNNNNNNNNNNNNNNNNNNNNNNNNNNNNNNNNNNNNNNNNNNNNNNNNNNNNNNNNNNNNNNNNNNNNNNNNNNNNNNNNNNNNNNNNNNNNNNNNNNNNNNNNNNNNNNNNNNNNNNNNNNNNNNNNNNNNNNNNNNNNNNNNNNNNNNNNNNNNNNNNNNNNNNNNNNNNNNNNNNNNNNNNNNNNNNNNNNNNNNNNNNNNNNNNNNNNNNNNNNNNNNNNNNNNNNNNNNNNNNNNNNNNNNNNNNNNNNNNNNNNNNNNNNNNNNNNNNNNNNNNNNNNNNNNNNNNNNNNNNNNNNNNNNNNNNNNNNNNNNNNNNNNNNNNNNNNNNNNNNNNNNNNNNNNNNNNNNNNNNNNNNNNNNNNNNNNNNNNNNNNNNNNNNNNNNNNNNNNNNNNNNNNNNNNNNNNNNNNNNNNNNNNNNNNNNNNNNNNNNNNNNNNNNNNTTTACGTCTTTTTTTGTGGGTGTGGGGTTTCATTTTTTATGTTTTTGCCCCTTTTTCGCCTCATTTTTACCAATTGGGCGTATTTTGGGCCTACAGGCTTAAAATAGCTGCATTTGAGGTGGTGCCGTTTTTGGTGTTAACATATTGTTTACTAATAGCTTAGGTAACCTATACAGGTTGTATGCAATTGCTTCCAGGGCGTGCTGGGCGTGGGTTTTGGCGATGCCCACATAGCGGGCGGTGCCGCCGCCGAACCAGCTTTTGGTGCCGGCAAAGGTGCGCTCTATTTTGTAGCGGTGTTTGCCGCAGAGTTGGTTGAATTTGAGTTGTAATTTTGTTAAGGGTTTGTTTTTCACTGCTTTATAACACACTCTATCTTTAAGTCCCTTCGCTTTGAGGTAGGTGGTATGGGCTTTGGATTTGTAGGCTTTGTCGGCATAGATGGCGACTTTTGGGGGAACTTGTGCCTTGGTTATCAATGTGTTAAAGTGGTTATGGTCATGGACGTTGGCGGGTGTGGTCTCCAGGGCAAGGACCAATCCGTTGCCGTCGGTAATAACGTGTTTTTTGTAGCCAAAGCGGGTTTCTTTGCCTTTTTTGAGCCAGCGGGCTTCGTCGTCCACGCCAGGTTGATTTACTTTAACAAGCTTTAATTCAGCCGTTTGTGTTTGTATAGCTTCTTCCGTTTGTTCGTTTTCTTTTCTGTCTTCGGCAATTTCGTAGGTGGGTTTTCCGGTGGGTTTGCGGGGGCTGTCGGTAATGGAGGCATCTATTATGCAGCCGGATTTTACCGTAATAGCATGTTTATCAAGCTGTTGGTTAAGTTCTTGCAACAGCAAGTCGTAGGCATTGCTTCCTGCCAGTTCGTTGCGGAAGCGGCACAGGGTGCTGTGGTCGGGTACTTCGTCTTCAAGACTCAGCCCAACGAAGGTCATCCAGCTTAAATCGGTGTTGGTCCTGTCTTCTATGTCTCTGTCGCTCAGGCTTTTATACCAAACGCCGAGCAGTAGCATTTTGAAAAGAATAATGGGGTTGTAGGCGGGTCTGCCGTCCGGTCTAAGCCCTTTTGGGTAGTGTTTTTGAAGTATTTTTACGATTGATTCCCAATCAATTACCTCATTTATTTGCTTTAGAAACGCGTTTTTAGAACTGCGTTTAGAAACGTAGGGCTGGCTAAAACTCATCTGTATTTGGGCGTGCTTTATCACACCACAAAAATAATAAATTATTTAATTAATTCAAAATCAAATAGTTAAATATTTTAATTTTTTTTGTCGTGCAACAGGCTCGTTAAGTATTATATTTTCGCGGTAAGCACCCATTACCACATATTCACTAAAACATTCCTGAAAAATTCGTTATTCTTCAATGGTTACGTAGCTGGAAACTTGTTTACGTGAAGAATTCTGCTTAGTAAAAGAAAAATTGCTCAAAAATAACATTAGACAAATGGCACAATAGCTTATGTTAATAAACATACCTAATAGGGTTAAGTTCTATGTAACATTTACAACGTCCTCTTGGAGATTCACACTCATATTTCTTTTCTACTGGATTGTAAGTTCTAATACACCTCTCGCACCCTGCCGTTTCAGTTGTATTGGTAAAATGCTAAATGCCATCCGGAAACTCTATCATCGCGTATATCTATTGCCTTTCTTTTCTGAACAGTTTAGCATTATGAGCCTATGTGAAAACACAGAAAAATCACTTCCTCATTATTCGTTTTTTTCTAACCATGCGACTAATCGTAAGCTATAATGGGAACAATCTGCCCCCACTACCAAAGAAATTAACCCTTGCTTAGTTAATTCGCATGGACAATACTTTACGATTTTTTTGTCCCGTATTAATTTCTTCAATTCTGCAGAATCCGGTAATTCCATCTTTATTGTATAAGCTCGGCTCGGGTCAAATCTTTGATACAACTTCCATCTTTTATGGGATATTCTTCTTGACCTCCCTAAACAGTTGCTTTCAAATGCAGCATTTTTGAATTTATTTAGCTTTGAAGTTTTGTATTTAATAAAATCAGCAACATCCTGTAAAGGGACAGCATAATTATATTCTATCGGAACTTTATACAAACTATCCCTGAATTTTTCGCTTGTATCTACTTCATGAATCAAATACAAAAAGTATTCAAAATTTGCTACGCAACCACTAATTGATTTTCCGTTATCCATTTTAATGTTATGAATGTATGGTTTTCGGGGTAAGTGCAAGGAGCAACCACACAGACAGTATATTATAAGGATTCTTAAGTTCTTAATAATATGGGATATCATCAGCATAATGTCCTTTTTTACATCTACATCCTTTTCCTGGCCACATACAATCTTCCTCCTTGCGCTCAGAGTGTGTACACCTCCCGCACCCTGCCGCTTCAATTGTATTGGTAAAATACTGGCTGCCATCCGGAAACTCTATCATCGCGGAAATGAGTATTGTGGCTCTGTTATCTATTTCTACGGCAGTAGTAGTGATCGGATTCCATTTTGCTCCGTCAAATTCAAATCCGGGGATGGAATTTTCATTTTGCAATAGTCGAACGGCTACTCTAAGCGGTTTGTCAGTATCTATTCCTGAATAAATACTCTGTGTTTTGTAATACAAAAAGAACTTAGGTTTAATGGTGATATTAACAGGCGCAGTCGGCTTGTATTCTAATTTCAGATTCCGAAATATTTCCAAATCTTCCGAAGTTCCATTTTTAGTAATAGATTCTGTAACTTTCATCATTAATTCCTGAGAGTCCTGAATAACATCTTTGAAAGGGGCGTAAAAGTCCACACCAGTCTCTTGTTCGTATTTAACTGATGCTACATTTATTTTATCTCTTATCTGTTGATTTTCTATCATACTTAAACTTCCTTTCATCCAGATATCCATGTATTTATGGATAAGCTCTCGGTTTTGGTTAAGCCACGTTCCAAGTGCTATAATTTCAGCCGGAGTAGGACCACCATTTTTGGAGGATTTTTTGGTACTTACAGATAGGTTGATGTCCTCGATTTGTTCAAAAACAGCCTCCTTTCCAAAGTTTTTTTTCAAAAACGGTTTCTCGTCTTGCTTGCAAGATACGAATATAAACGTAATAAAAATAACAATCAAAAATCTTTTTGCTAAATTTTTCATATCAATAGTGAAAATTTTCAGCAAAGCAAAGCAAATGAAACTTCAAAATAGTTTCCAAATAAAGTTATCCACAAAAGAATATGCAGTTTTAGGAATATCATTGAGTATTAATTGCATCCTTGCGAGTTAAAAAGATTTGTTTCTTGCGTTTTGGAAAAACGTCTTAATGTTTTATGGATAAAGTTTGGGTAGGGATTGTGATGGGTTCGGATTCTGATTGGTCTATCATGGAGGCGGCATCGTCTATATTGGTAACTTTTGGGGTAAGGCATGAAATTGACATCGTTTCGGCGCATCGTACACCGGAGAAGTTGCATCATTATGCTTGTCATGCGCATTTGCGTGGGTTGCGGGTGCTCATTGCGGGTGCCGGTGGTGCTGCTCATTTACCCGGTATGTTAGCCGCCGCAACTCCGCTGCCGGTCATTGGAGTACCTATTAAATCATCTAATTCTTTGGATGGCTGGGATTCTCTGCTGTCTATTGTTCAAATGCCTAATGGTGTGCCGGTTGCAACGGTAGCTGTAAACGGTGCTTATAATGCTGGAATCTTAGCTACCCAGATATTGAGCATTGGCGAACCAACGCTGATAGAAACTATACTGAAATACAAAACCTCCCTGAAAGACACTGTAGCAGAAAAAGCAGAAAAATTACATTTTCCTATGGTTAGATAATTTTTTTTGTAATTTCGCGCCCTGAAATTCTAAGGATTATGTACGCAATTGTATCCATAGCTGGTCATCAGTACAAAGTTATGAACGACCAAACGATATTTGTAAACCGCCTCCCCAATGAAGAAGGCAGTGAGCTGAAATTTGACCAGGTTTTGTTAGTAGATCAAGAAAATGGAAGTGTTCAAATAGGCGCTCCCACTGTAGCCGGTGCTTCTATTCAAGCTAAGGTAGTGGCTCATGTTAAAGGAGATAAAGTTATCGTTTTTCACAAAAAACGCAGAAAAGGATTTCAAAATAAGCGCGGACACCGCCAGCAGTTTACCAAAATTTTAATTCAATCTATTTCAGCATAAGTTATGGCACACAAAAAAGGAGCCGGGAGTTCCAAAAATGGTAGAGAATCCCACAGTAAACGCTTGGGAGTAAAAAAATATGGCGGAGAATTGGTTATCCCCGGAAACATTATCATTCGCCAAAGAGGAACCCAATATC
The Bacteroidia bacterium DNA segment above includes these coding regions:
- the rpmA gene encoding 50S ribosomal protein L27, whose translation is MAHKKGAGSSKNGRESHSKRLGVKKYGGELVIPGNIIIRQRGTQYHPGKNVGIGKDHTLFALSEGTVLFRTLYGKKIVEVTPAEA
- a CDS encoding DUF3575 domain-containing protein; the encoded protein is MKAFFSICLLSISCFVFSQQPDTLRNKNANSRQSESGGYLDEYYRTRGIKELPTSKNRVSWYPFAFFYSGFKLGYERAYSSNKSLNINVSYSLTEESHYYSNTSFWLNQSLKTTIYNFRELYVEIQPRFYVSSEAAKSENTAIPGSFYASPFLASRFATFTAASQELDVVTGIPFTKEDNYQAAAVAAGVIFGYNAIIEKRFSIDLYLGGGVLTSNANGKKYLSHPPIPINSYRIGIMLQPGFSIGILF
- a CDS encoding vitamin B12-dependent ribonucleotide reductase — its product is MKASKKTKSSGLKIQRHFTESGKNPFEMFQYELRTSIIRNPAGDAVFEMKNVEVPKSWSQVATDILAQKYFRKAGVPLPDGSTGGENSIKQVVHRIAVCWKNWGVRYNYFASPEDATTFYDEIVYMLLTQMAAPNSPQWFNTGLHEVYGITGPSQGHYYVDPNTEKVTKSANAYEHPQPHACFILSVEDDLVNEGGIMDLWVREARIFKYGSGVGTNFSTIRGENEGLSGGGHSSGLMSFLKIGDRAAGAIKSGGTTRRAAKMVCLDLDHPEIMDFITWKSEEEKKVAALIAAGYSSDYEGEAYKTVSGQNSNNSVRIPNRFFEILQKGGDWECIARTNQRVIKRYKSTEIWDKIADSAWACADPGVQYDTTINEWHTCPQSGRIRASNPCSEYMFLDNTACNLASINLRKFFDEETLTFDVKGFEHAARLWTIVLEISVTMAQFPSQEIAQLSYEYRTLGLGFANLGTMLMISGIPYDSSKGRSIAASISAIMTGTAYATSAELAACLGTFKGFEPNRNQMLRVLNNHRYAAYNASDAYEGLSIKPNGIDQTECPKYLLTAACNAWDKALQLGSMHGYRNAQTTVIAPTGTIGLVMDCDTTGVEPDFALVKFKKLSGGGYFKIINQAIPVALKNLGYPETEIEAIINYAKGYATLKNAPYINPGTLRNKGFSDADIQKIESNLLAAFDISFAFNVWVLGEDIYKRLGIPSERYNKADFELLKELGFSKSQIDAANEYICGTMTIEGAPFLKLEHYPIFDCANRCGSKGTRFIHPHGHIRMMASVQPFISGAISKTINLPHEATSKDIQDCYELSWKLALKAVAIYRDGSKLSQPLSNKSDKKSESDTINVVEKIVGNKGELTLENLTAEEVLEAAKRIIAASPDTQFKRELSRVVERKSLPNKRNGFTQKAKVGGQTIFVRTGEYADGTLGEIFIDIHREGATLRSIMNCFAIAVSIGLQYGVPLEEFVDKFTFTRFEPSGMVEHENIKYATSLVDYIFRLLAFEYLDRDDLVQVPGSRTIKPTEKEEQNIPSNESITSPKTAMPELSNLKSAKIESTQEFLGSLMGDAPACNVCGHITIRNGTCYKCLNCGNSMGCS
- the purE gene encoding 5-(carboxyamino)imidazole ribonucleotide mutase; its protein translation is MDKVWVGIVMGSDSDWSIMEAASSILVTFGVRHEIDIVSAHRTPEKLHHYACHAHLRGLRVLIAGAGGAAHLPGMLAAATPLPVIGVPIKSSNSLDGWDSLLSIVQMPNGVPVATVAVNGAYNAGILATQILSIGEPTLIETILKYKTSLKDTVAEKAEKLHFPMVR
- the rplU gene encoding 50S ribosomal protein L21 translates to MYAIVSIAGHQYKVMNDQTIFVNRLPNEEGSELKFDQVLLVDQENGSVQIGAPTVAGASIQAKVVAHVKGDKVIVFHKKRRKGFQNKRGHRQQFTKILIQSISA
- a CDS encoding C1 family peptidase; amino-acid sequence: MIQFKNIFKIGLLLLGGSSLFVQGFTQTTRTNKKNGGYTFTSEVEVGNTSVKDQCRTGTCWSFSTLSFFESEIIRSGKEPVDLSEMFIVRNVYLKKAEKYVRMHGHINFAAGGAFHDVLAIIDEFGIVPNEEYTGLVNGQKKHNHADMDNVLKSYLDAIIKNDNGPINPDWKIGFNAILDIYLGKVPANFSYKGKTYTPKSFAEYLGIQAKNYIEVSSFTHHPFYSSFVIEIPDNWMWGQVYNVPLSDLEQILEYSLKNNYSIAWASDVSEKGFSFSDGLAIVPPAGWEDLSKSERASAFEKPATEQEITQEKRQLAFDNYQTQDDHGMHIVGLAKDQNNQKYYYVKNSWGSADNDLNGYFYASRNFVLYKTTCLMVNINGVPKDILKKLKVTP
- a CDS encoding amidohydrolase family protein; amino-acid sequence: MTRRDFLATLGVSFLAPRVLSQRLPNYTYAIENCQLFIHNSWQKRTIGILADGTYHISEQPITAEKTISGEGLVLSSGFIDILTDNSASPRQTYKIVEEYKISDGVTAALQMHGGAENPQNYYQEFSVLPHYTHFGVSTKVMNIRNRYPTLPQRLYAVETALEKGKSLGVSHSIEYQPTPYDELIQYGKIAAKYKRPFCLHLRYSSAEQELLGVDEALKIALTTCCHLHIDHLHSTGGTFQMEKALTKIKEAISKGANITTCVYPYSFWATYLHSKRFDPGWQQRFGLTYQDLTIVGTGERLNEASFAKYRKQAGILVAVPEGTMPLEKTIDLALREPFSMIASDGGIEKSVLANSHPRGAGCFSTAIAHGLKIGLPLEDILAKVTQMPAKLLPTNHQQRAILAHGNYADLTLFNPKKINGKATVSNPNQYSFGIEYVFVQGKLAYAQNKLHETNGKPIRYE
- a CDS encoding IS5 family transposase — its product is MIKHAQIQMSFSQPYVSKRSSKNAFLKQINEVIDWESIVKILQKHYPKGLRPDGRPAYNPIILFKMLLLGVWYKSLSDRDIEDRTNTDLSWMTFVGLSLEDEVPDHSTLCRFRNELAGSNAYDLLLQELNQQLDKHAITVKSGCIIDASITDSPRKPTGKPTYEIAEDRKENEQTEEAIQTQTAELKLVKVNQPGVDDEARWLKKGKETRFGYKKHVITDGNGLVLALETTPANVHDHNHFNTLITKAQVPPKVAIYADKAYKSKAHTTYLKAKGLKDRVCYKAVKNKPLTKLQLKFNQLCGKHRYKIERTFAGTKSWFGGGTARYVGIAKTHAQHALEAIAYNLYRLPKLLVNNMLTPKTAPPQMQLF